One part of the Rutidosis leptorrhynchoides isolate AG116_Rl617_1_P2 chromosome 1, CSIRO_AGI_Rlap_v1, whole genome shotgun sequence genome encodes these proteins:
- the LOC139867788 gene encoding histone H3.2-like: protein MARTKQTARKSTGGKAPRKQLATKAARKSAPATGGVKKPHRFRPGTVALREIRKYQKSTELLIRKLPFQRLVREIAQDFKTDLRFQSSAVAALQEASEAYLVGLFEDTNLCAIHAKRVTIMPKDMPLARRIRGERA from the coding sequence ATGGCACGTACCAAACAAACCGCCAGGAAGTCCACCGGAGGAAAAGCTCCGAGGAAGCAATTGGCGACAAAAGCCGCCAGAAAATCGGCACCGGCGACCGGAGGAGTGAAGAAGCCGCACAGATTCAGGCCAGGAACTGTAGCGTTGAGAGAAATTAGGAAGTATCAAAAGAGTACCGAGCTCTTGATTAGGAAATTGCCGTTTCAGAGACTTGTGAGAGAAATTGCTCAGGATTTTAAAACTGATCTGCGGTTTCAGAGCTCTGCTGTTGCTGCACTTCAGGAAGCTTCTGAAGCTTATTTGGTTGGACTGTTTGAAGATACTAATTTGTGTGCGATTCATGCGAAGAGAGTTACGATTATGCCGAAGGATATGCCGCTTGCTCGAAGGATCCGTGGTGAGAGAGCCTAG